A region of the Conyzicola lurida genome:
GGTGGCTCCCACGGCGCCGTAGCTGACCGGGCGGGCCCAGAGGTCGGCGTTCACGCCGGTCCTTACTTCTTCTTCGCTTCCGTGTCGCCCGTGAGCGCGGCGACGAACGCCTCTTGGGGAACCTCGACGCGGCCGACCATCTTCATGCGCTTCTTGCCCTCCTTCTGCTTCTCGAGGAGCTTGCGCTTGCGGGTGATGTCACCGCCGTAGCACTTGGCGAGCACGTCCTTGCGGATCGCGCTGATGGACTCGCGGGCGATGATGCGCGCGCCGATCGCGGCCTGGATCGGCACCTCGAACTGCTGACGCGGGATGAGCTTCTTGAGGCGCTCGGTCATCAGAACGCCGTAGGCGTAGGCCTTGTCGCGGTGCACGATGGCGCTGAACGCGTCGACGGCCTCGCCCTGCAGCAGGATGTCGACCTTGACGAGGTCTGCGTCCTGCTCGCCGATGGGCTCGTAGTCGAGGCTCGCGTAGCCGGCGGTCTTGCTCTTCAGCTGGTCGAAGAAGTCGAAGACGATCTCGCCGAGGGGCATCGTGTAGTGCAGTTCGACGCGGTCTTCGCCGACGTACTCCATGCCCTGCATCGTGCCGCGGCGGCCCTGGCAGAGTTCCATGACCGTGCCGACGTAGTCCTTGGGCAGCAGGATCGACGCCTTGACGATCGGTTCGCTCACCGACGCGATCTTTCCGCCGGGGAACTCGCTCGGGTTGGTCACGGTGACGGTCTTCTTGTCGTCGGTCGTGACCTCGTAGATGACGGATGGCGCGGTGGCGATGAGATCGATACCGAACTCGCGTTCCAGACGCTCCGTGATGATCTCGAGGTGCAGCAGGCCGAGGAATCCGCAGCGGAAACCGAAGCCGAGGGCCACGGAGGTCTCGGGCTCGTAGACGAGCGCGGCGTCGGAGAGCTTGAGCTTGTCGAGCGCCTCGCGCAGGAGCGGGTAGTCGGAACCGTCGATCGGGTAGAGGCCCGAGAACACCATCGGGATCGGCTCGGAGTAGCCCTTGAGGGCGATCTCGGCCGGCTTCGCGTGGCTCGTGACGGTGTCGCCGACCTTGGAGAGGCGCACGTCCTTGACGCCGGTGATGAGGTAGCCCACCTCGCCGACGCCGAGGCCCTTGGTCGGAGTCGGCTCGGGAGCGCTGACGCCGATCTCGAGCACCTCGTGGGCGCTCTTGGTGCTCATCATCATGATCTTCTCGCGCGGGTTGATCTTCCCGTCGATCATCCGCACGTACGTGATCACGCCGCGGTACGCGTCGTAGACCGAGTCGAAGATCATCGCGCGGGCCGGTGCGTCCGCGTCCCCGACGGGTGCGGGGATCAGGCGGGTCGCGGCATCCAGCAGTTCGGGCACTCCCACGCCCGTCTTGCCCGAGACGAGCAGGATGTCTTCGGGCTTGCAGCCGATGAGGCCGACGATCTCCTTGATGTACTTCTCGGGGTCGGCCGCGGGGAGGTCGATCTTGTTGAGCACGGGGATGATCGTGAGGTCGTTCTCGAGGGCGAGGTAGAGGTTCGCGAGCGTCTGCGCCTCGATGCCCTGCGCGGCGTCGACGAGGAGGATCGCGCCCTCGCAGGCGGCGAGCGAGCGCGATACCTCGTAGGTGAAGTCGACGTGCCCGGGGGTGTCGATCATGTTGAGCGCGTAGGTCTGGCCGTCGAGCTCCCACGGCATACGCACGGCCTGGCTCTTGATCGTGATTCCGCGCTCGCGCTCGATGTCCATGCGGTCGAGGTACTGGGCGCGCATGTCGCGGTCGCTCACCACACCGGTGATCTGGAGCATGCGGTCGGCAAGGGTCGACTTGCCGTGGTCGATGTGGGCGATGATGCAGAAGTTGCGGATGAACGCCGGATCGGTGGAGGAAGGCTCGAGGGCCGTGAGTGCGCGGGGAGACATTTGTGCCTATTCTCCCACGAGTCGCGCGCGGGGCGCGCGCTGACCGTCGTCAGCGCGGTGTCAGAAGAGTCCGACGAGCAGCCACGGTCCGGCGAACACGATGCCGACCACGGCCGTGACGAACCAGCCGAACGCCATCACGGCGCCGAGTACGATGCCCCAGACCGCGAAGGCGTGGCCCTCGGGTTCGCGGCGGTAGGCGAGGACACCGACCACGATCGCGGCGATCGGGACGAGGAAGG
Encoded here:
- the lepA gene encoding translation elongation factor 4, which produces MSPRALTALEPSSTDPAFIRNFCIIAHIDHGKSTLADRMLQITGVVSDRDMRAQYLDRMDIERERGITIKSQAVRMPWELDGQTYALNMIDTPGHVDFTYEVSRSLAACEGAILLVDAAQGIEAQTLANLYLALENDLTIIPVLNKIDLPAADPEKYIKEIVGLIGCKPEDILLVSGKTGVGVPELLDAATRLIPAPVGDADAPARAMIFDSVYDAYRGVITYVRMIDGKINPREKIMMMSTKSAHEVLEIGVSAPEPTPTKGLGVGEVGYLITGVKDVRLSKVGDTVTSHAKPAEIALKGYSEPIPMVFSGLYPIDGSDYPLLREALDKLKLSDAALVYEPETSVALGFGFRCGFLGLLHLEIITERLEREFGIDLIATAPSVIYEVTTDDKKTVTVTNPSEFPGGKIASVSEPIVKASILLPKDYVGTVMELCQGRRGTMQGMEYVGEDRVELHYTMPLGEIVFDFFDQLKSKTAGYASLDYEPIGEQDADLVKVDILLQGEAVDAFSAIVHRDKAYAYGVLMTERLKKLIPRQQFEVPIQAAIGARIIARESISAIRKDVLAKCYGGDITRKRKLLEKQKEGKKRMKMVGRVEVPQEAFVAALTGDTEAKKK